Genomic window (Gammaproteobacteria bacterium):
CAATACCATGCGCCTGGGCGCCCTGGGCGTGAAGATCCGCGTGTCGGGCCGCCTGAATGGCTCGGAGATCGCCCGCTCGGAGTGGTACCGGGAGGGGCGTGTTCCCCTGCATACCTTCCGTGCTGACATCGACTACGGCCTTGCCGAGGCCCGTACCACCTACGGGGTCATCGGTGTCAAGGTCTGGATTTTCCGCGGTGAGGTCTTCGACAAGGCCGAGACCGTCGCCGCCGCCGAGCCTGCCGCCGAGCAGGCTGCGGCCAACTAGCGGATCAGCACGCCATGATGCAGCCCAAGCGCACCAAGTTCCGCAAGCAGTTCAAGGGACGCAACCGCGGTCTTGCCCACCGTGGCAGCAGCGTCGCCTTCGGCGACTTTGGCCTGAAGGTCACGGAGCGTGGCCTGCTGACGGCCCGCCAGATCGAGGCCGCGCGGCGCGCCATGACGCGCTTCATCAAGCGTGGTGGCAAGGTCTGGATCCGGGTGTTCCCCGACAAGCCGATCACCCAGAAGCCGCTCGAAGTCCGGCAGGGCAAGGGCAAGGGCAACGTGGAGTACTGGGCTGCCCGGGTGCAGCCCGGGAAGATCCTTTACGAGATGGACGGTGTCACCGAGGAGATCGCCCGGGAGGCATTCAAGCTGGCTGCGGCCAAGCTGCCCCTGGCGACGGTTGTCGTGACCCGGCAGGTGATCTGATGAGCGCCAGGGAAATCCGCGAGAAGGGCAGCGCAGAACTCGTCGAGCAGCTGCTCGCTCTGCGTCGCGAGCAGTTCAACCTGAGGGTGCAGCAGGCCACTGGCCAGCAGGCCAAGGCCGACCAGGTGGCGCGGGTGCGGCGCGATATCGCCCGCGTGAAGACGGTGTTGCGTGAACGTGAGCTGGCCGGCCAGGCAGCAGGGACGAAAGCATGAGCGAGCAGAAGGAAGCCGCAGGTGGCCGGGCCATGACCGGCCGTGTCGTCAGCAACAAGATGCAGAAGACGGTCGCCGTGGCGATCGAGCGCATGGTGCGCCATCCCGTGTTCGGCAAGTACGTCCGCCGCACGACCAGGCTGCTGGCGCATGACGAGGCCGGCGCCTGCCGCGAGGGGGACCTGGTGTCCATCGTCGAGTGTCGACCCATCTCGCGGCACAAGTCGTGGCGGGTGGCGGAGATCCTGCAGCGCGCCGAGTCCGAGTGACGGGCACGGTCTGGGCCAGTAGAACCAAACGGATTGCCGGGAAACGACCATGATTCAGATGCGGACAATGCTCAACGCCGCCGACAACAGCGGCGCACGGCGCCTGATGTGCATCAAGGTGCT
Coding sequences:
- the rpmC gene encoding 50S ribosomal protein L29, translated to MSAREIREKGSAELVEQLLALRREQFNLRVQQATGQQAKADQVARVRRDIARVKTVLRERELAGQAAGTKA
- the rpsQ gene encoding 30S ribosomal protein S17; its protein translation is MSEQKEAAGGRAMTGRVVSNKMQKTVAVAIERMVRHPVFGKYVRRTTRLLAHDEAGACREGDLVSIVECRPISRHKSWRVAEILQRAESE
- the rplP gene encoding 50S ribosomal protein L16 → MMQPKRTKFRKQFKGRNRGLAHRGSSVAFGDFGLKVTERGLLTARQIEAARRAMTRFIKRGGKVWIRVFPDKPITQKPLEVRQGKGKGNVEYWAARVQPGKILYEMDGVTEEIAREAFKLAAAKLPLATVVVTRQVI